From Pleurocapsa sp. PCC 7319:
TTTCGCCTTAATTAGCGATATCAATGATCGCAAGGCAGTGGAACGGATAAAAGACGAATTTATTTCTGTTGTCAGTCATGAATTGCGTACCCCCTTGACAGGAATTTTAGGCATGTTGCAATTACTATCAGAAAAAAGTATTAAACCTGAATCGGAAAAAGGTGCAGAAGCTCTAAAAATTGCCTATGACAGTGCCTTACATTTGATGAATTTAGTCAAGGATATTTTGGAGCTAGAGCGTTTAGAATCGGGCAAAATCAAGCTATTTAAGGATTGGGTCAATGCTGCCGATTTAGTTGGTCAAGCTAAAGATGTGATGAAAACCATGGCCAAGCGAGAAAAAATTACCATTGATGTCTCCTCTGAGGAAATTGAAATTTATGTCAATGGCGATCGCATAATTCAAGTTTTAAATAATCTTCTCAGCAATGCCATTAAATTTTCTGAACCCGGTTCGATAGTTTTTCTTACTGTAAAAAGGCAAAATGATACAGTTATTTTTACAGTTCAAGATCGGGGGAGGGGTATTCCCGAAGACAAACTTGACGATATTTTCGAGCGTTTTCAGCAAGTGGATGCCTCAGATTCTCGTAAAAAAGGCGGAACGGGTTTAGGTTTAGCCATTTGTCGCCAAATTATCCAACAACATCAGGGAAAAATCTGGGCGGAAAGCAGTTTCGGTGAAGGTAGCAGTTTTTACTTTGCTTTACCACTTGAAAGTTTGGAGGATACGGCAATTGAGTCAGAAGCAAATCTTGATCGTTGATGATGACGATAATGTACGAGCAACCGTAAAACTTTCTCTTCAGGTAACAACTGATTGGGAAATTTTGACTGTTGGTTCGGGACAAGAATGTCTATCCTTAGCTCAAACCAAGCCTCCCGATCTAATTCTTCTCGATGTGATGATGCCCGGTCTAGATGGGATTGAAGTTTTACGCCAATTGCGAATTGATGCCGTAACTCAAGCAATCCCCGTTATTTTTCTGACGGCAAAAACTCTATTAAAAGACCAGAAACAGCTCAAAGATTTAGAAGTTCAAGGAATAATATCAAAACCATTTGATGCTATGGATTTAGCAAAACAAATTTGTCTTTTACTAAAATGGTAAATTTTTGTTCATGTATTTTTAGGACAAAGTAGTGCAATTGATTTATCCAGGCTAAAATAGCCTGGAACTTAAACCTTAATACAATACTTCTCTTTTAAGAATTTAATTTTGCCAACTTCTCATGTCCGTTCCCTTTGATGCTGTCTCTGCTCAGAAAAGAATCGATCAATTTTGGTGTCTTCCTGCTAGCTTTGGTATGGAGAGAAATGCCTATCATAATTATCTCAATGAGATTGTAAGCGATCGCTATGCTCTGATCAATGGCTTGCAATTATTGAGAGACGAACTACAATTTGCTGCTGCTAGTCCTACTGATATGCACATCTGTGGGGCAGATTTAAGCTTGCCCAGTGTAATTACAACTTTAGCCTATACAAATTGTGGCGATCGCATTCATCAAGGCGAAGCCACTAAGCGCTATCGAGATGTAGT
This genomic window contains:
- a CDS encoding response regulator, producing MSQKQILIVDDDDNVRATVKLSLQVTTDWEILTVGSGQECLSLAQTKPPDLILLDVMMPGLDGIEVLRQLRIDAVTQAIPVIFLTAKTLLKDQKQLKDLEVQGIISKPFDAMDLAKQICLLLKW